One window of the Canis lupus familiaris isolate Mischka breed German Shepherd chromosome 29, alternate assembly UU_Cfam_GSD_1.0, whole genome shotgun sequence genome contains the following:
- the LOC610188 gene encoding proteasome subunit alpha type-1-like has product MKNVTECCNMIVNLLKRRRKLEQRSKQKMTWYLTQKIYDGGLAPEASTSAGGHSWTRRNHVSNQYDNDVTVWSPQGRIHQIEYAMEAVKQGSATVGLKSKTHAVLVALKRAQSSDLAAHQKKILHVDNHIGISIAGLTADARLLCNFMRQECLDSRFVFDRPLPVIRLVSLIGSKTQIPTQRYGQRPYGVGLLIAGYHDMGPHIFQTCPSANYFDCRTMSIGARSQSARTYLERHMSGFMECNLNELVKRGLRALPETLPAEQDLTTKNVSIGIVGKDLEVTIYDDDDVSLFLEGLEERPQRKAQPAQPADEPAEKADEPMEH; this is encoded by the coding sequence GTATCTAACACAAAAGATTTATGATGGCGGCCTTGCTCCTGAAGCCTCCACCTCTGCGGGAGGCCACAGCTGGACCCGCAGGAACCACGTTTCCAACCAGTATGACAATGACGTCACAGTTTGGAGCCCTCAGGGCAGGATTCATCAAATTGAATATGCAATGGAAGCTGTCAAACAAGGTTCAGCCACAGTTGGTCTGAAATCAAAAACCCATGCAGTGTTGGTTGCATTGAAGAGAGCACAGTCCTCTGACCTTGCAGCTCATCAGAAGAAAATTCTTCATGTTGATAACCATATTGGTATCTCAATTGCGGGACTTACTGCTGATGCTAGACTGTTATGTAATTTTATGCGCCAGGAGTGTTTGGATTCCAGATTTGTATTTGACAGACCTCTTCCTGTGATTCGTCTTGTATCTCTAATTGGAAGCAAGACCCAGATACCAACACAACGGTATGGCCAGAGACCATATGGTGTTGGACTGCTTATTGCTGGTTATCATGATATGGGCCCTCACATTTTCCAAACCTGTCCATCTGCCAACTATTTTGACTGTAGAACCATGTCCATTGGAGCCCGTTCTCAATCAGCTCGTACTTACTTGGAGAGACATATGTCTGGGTTTATGGAGTGCAATTTGAATGAACTGGTTAAACGTGGTCTGCGTGCCTTACCAGAGACACTTCCTGCAGAACAGGACCTAACTACAAAGAATGTTTCCATTGGAATTGTTGGTAAAGACTTGGAGGTTACgatttatgatgatgatgatgtctcTCTGTTCCTGGAAGGTCTTGAAGAAAGaccacagagaaaggcacagcCTGCTCAACCTGCTGATGAACCTGCAGAAAAGGCTGATGAACCAATGGAGCATTAA